The stretch of DNA tcttaaaaatatttttttaaataagttataGCAGacgaatataaatttaaattttcaaatgacggttgataacaaaaattgattatGTCGTAAAAGGTAatgtacaatattttttatttgagtatTATGAATGGATAAAATGTGGTTGAGAGATAAATCCACTAAAGATAACTCACAAGGTTTTTTTGATATAGATTATCGACAAAGTTAATTGCTACTTTACAACATGGTTAATAAAAAATCCACATTTAATTTTGCATTCAAAGTAATTAGAACTAGTAATGTTTGCATAAACACTTTAATTAAACAGTTATAATGCAAGTGTTTTTGtatacattatttataaaataaaaaaataaataaagtcaaattataTTCATATAAACGATTAATTATTGTCCTTGTTGGACTGTATAATGGATATTGTGTCTACATCGTCAACTAAAGATAGATCCACAAAAACAATCGGCTTAaacctcataattttttttttaatataagtttTATGTGGTCAAACAATAAGTTATTGACtttagaaatgaaagtgattttaaaactaaaattaataaaaatttattggtctaaattttgtttgaataaattgacattgttattgagtagaaaataaatattaaacaaattaactataataatttaataaaagattttGCATTTGTCTTTAAAAcctaattcaattattaaaatatcaataattttagattaaacatagtatatcatatttaaaattgagaTTTCGTACTTGCGTAAGTTTCTAATAGTaattatataattcattcataaaaaaagaaaataaatttgcattctgaaaataaaattatattaccaTATTATTATGGACATAAAAGAATGTCTCACcttaaaattcaaatatgtgTCTGTACATATTGGGCTGAAGTGCATGTGcataaaacaaacataaaagacAAAGATCGAGTTGGAATATATTGTTGATAATAATTACAGgaagtaataaaaaattgaaacaattgTCGTTGAATTGTTTATAAATGAGACAAGGAGATAAACCACATCGAAACGAGATAAGAATATAAGTGGAAAAACTATTTAATGTTTGATTAAGGATATAGTATTATTATCAAACAAGAAACAAATTAATTTCGCTAAAACATCCTACAATATACTTATAAGATAGAGAGAacgtgagaaaaataaatattgtaaacATGAAAATAAAGAGAGAGACGAGTAATTAAAATTCCAGCAAGTGAGAGAAAAGGAGAGAAACCCATCTTGGAGATACAGAACACATGCAAATGATTAAGCATTTGAGTCCCAACAGATTTGCACGTGTCCTGCTTCTCCAACAAGGAGTTCTCAGCCTATAAACACCATTCACACCAATTGAGTTTGGTGAAAGTGGAAGTGCAAGTTGAACTACATGCAGGGAAAATGGGCACTATATATAATCGATGCAATTTTAGAGAGAGAATAGACATAATGGATTTTTATGTAATTAAGGAGCACTTTTTGCTGTTTATGTTTTGGTCTCAAAAAAGGAAACACTATTCCTGACCATGCCATTACCTCATGCAAGTACACACACAAAATTCAAAGTTGCAATGTTGAAGGAAACCCAAAAGGAATCATAACCAATTAGTAGCAATTAATGATTCAAATTGCCGATTCAACGtcattattttaatgaacttaATTTATGCACTTTGAGTGTAATGTTTGTAGACAAGCATCCAATTACAACACCACATGTAGATAAATTAATGTTAAtattccttttatttatttgtgctggtaatattttttcaattaaatatattaatttttattgattgatatgtatttttttttctcttacaaAAATGATAAGAGGTAGTATATAATATTGACATTACTCTTTCATTTCTAAATATAAGTCTCGTTTAACAAAAGCTTGTTTCTAAATATAAGTTTACTCTAAAATTATCAGATACATTTATGTCttctttttcaaataaatcTCTAATTAACATCAGTGAGTATCttagaatataaaaaatcaaaactaattatatataaatataaaaaatattttaagagacggatagaatattttttattagagcTGAAAATCAAACTCGAACATTTCTTGTCACATCATTTTCTAACTCATACAAAATCTAAATAGTTGATCGTGATAATGTGAAACTTGTCATAGTAATGTTAGAAGCTGTTAATTTGAGGTTGATTGTAAGAAGGAAAAAAGCAGAAATGATTTATGGGTCCCACGTGCTTACGAGGTATTGTGTAGTGGGTTAGCACCGTTTTGGATTGCGTAGAATTGTTGAATTGGAGGGTGGGAGAAGAATAATGTATGAGTGCACGTTGGGTTTGCGTGTTGGGCGCAAGTTTTTGAGTATGGCATATGCATATGCGTGCGCCTCTATAAGTTTTAGAGCAAAAAGTTCCAACGCTCCATTACCTTTTCCCCCAAAGTTTACGGTGGTTGTACTTACTAGCATACATCAATTTCAAACACACTAATAATACTCGACAACATCTAAAGTAAACAATGAAAACACTCTGCGAAGGACATATTACTTCCACTTTATGTCGCGCTTGCTACTCACCCAGCAAGCATAAATAACAACGGTTGGTCAAGCatataagtttttttagttaaattagtTGAAGTTCTTcatacattttaattataaactaTTGTTTAGATATTGGACTATTTGAACTATTCGGCTCCATGAATTGTTTGCTACCATATTAAGAGTGAATGTTTGGTTTAACGGTGAACAACtataatcataaatttaaaattctcccactattatttttagaagttATAATGTGTATTCCACAAAGagtttatgtaaaatataaagagtatttTCTAGTGTCGTTTTGATTTATTATCTCTTTAAGATGGTCATCCTATTTTGTCATACTTTTAGGTTGTTTGTGCAAGAATAGAGGGTAGATTATTGATGAGGTCATTATCAAATCAAAGGACTTAAAGCAATAAATATTGGCGTGTGCATCTTGTATGAAGCAAAACCTTTATGCGGTGATGTACATGTTCTCATTATTCAAAGGCTTTTGAAAACTTAAGCATGCTCCCCAAAACAGCGAAAGATCTACGGCATTGGATGTGTGTTTTTTACCGTGCCATTTGCCAGAGAAAGGAACATCAACCCACAAAAAGATAGTCCCTTTGTTGTCCATTATATTTGGGAATTGATAAATTTTCCAATTCATTTGCTCGGATCCAAAACCAAGTCCCGTGAAAATGCAATATAACACTttttttaggagaagaaagtgtttttattaaaataaaaaaaaacagagggaattcagttaaaaaaaaacatttataaaatgGATAATATGATCTACCCCATTTTGAATAATAACACTAGGATCTATAAACAGTTGCACACTATGCCTTCGACTCAAGTATGGAATTCCACAATTAATAAGCTATACATagtaattttgattataaatccTCAATGAAGTTAATAGTTCTTGCTAACCTAGCATGAGGTGCATCTCCCTGTTCTAAATTTTATCATTATGTGGGATTAGAGTTTATGATAAACTCTGAAAAATCtgatttttattctatttttggCCAATGTAAATAGAAAACATACAAGAGGATAGCAGTTCAATGAGGATAACTAAATAATTGTAACAAAAACGGAAATCATGATCAATTCATCGACTTTTCATCCAGCAAAAAATTATGGGGAGTCTtcatcaaacaagaagaatgcaTGACAAATCTAGATAAGTTAAACAAATATGTGATGGATAAACTCGAACCAGATAGTAATTTaccataataaaaaagatagtaatttttcaaatacagatttttataataaaaatgtaaaagttCCTACCCTAACTACAATCATACACAACCCAAGGCTGCCAAGGATAAACACCAAATAAGAAGATAAACTATTCCATTAGATGATTTAACAACTCTATGCAAAAATATATGATTCTTGCCCTTCTTACACCATAAGTTGGAGAAATTGCGGTCTATTTCTTGGCATAAGTTATCAACATAGGGTTTTGTGGGGTTATCTTGAAACCTTGCAGTGCCTGCATAGCCACTGTGGATTGCATCTCATCTCCATATTCCACAAAAGCAATTCCTGGCTTCGTTTCAACCATTCTAACTTCCTTGAACCCAGGATATTGAAGAAAGAGCATTTGAAGCATCATGGGAGTGGTTTCATTGGGAAGATTCTGAATAAAGAGAATATTATTGGGAGGTGCCGGAGCCTCAGGTACCATGGATTTTGCACCACCTGGATAAGGTATCTGGGATAGCTGCATTATTAGAAAGGGCGTGTAACAAATGCAGAATCAAAATTGTTTGTGCTTCTGTGTATTTGAATAATTTGCTTTGAAACAGATAGTGTCATCTCATCTTaattttatgttgatgatataatatctTCCAACTATCTCATTTTTTAGAACAaaaacattttcttttattagaaattcaaaaaatatttttcaaaggCAAACcgatgaattaaaaaaaaaactttgcaGTCCGAGAAATATCATAACTCTAAGAATTAAGAAGGTGCTAgattaaaatgaaacaaaatactAGCATATTAAGATGCCTCTAACATGACCATTGACTAAAACAATTACAACAGCAGAGAAACTTACAGCAGGTGTTGCACCATAAGCACCGGGATAAGAAGGATTTAAGCCCATTCCAGCTAAATTAGCATCGTGTTGGTCCTTCCGTTTTTTGCCTGCCACAAAATGTAATTTCACTATGTATATTTATACGGCGTATATTATGCagcttttcatttttaaaagagTTGCATCCATACTAAATGCTAAAAAGTGAAAAGTATAGTGTGACTGTGTAAGTATTTTCTTTGCCATTGGgtgcataaaaaatataacaattttctcAA from Cicer arietinum cultivar CDC Frontier isolate Library 1 chromosome 3, Cicar.CDCFrontier_v2.0, whole genome shotgun sequence encodes:
- the LOC101514663 gene encoding U1 small nuclear ribonucleoprotein A isoform X1 codes for the protein MSETNAVSETPQNMTIYINNLNEKIKIEELKKSLHAVFSQFGKILEVLAFKTLKHKGQAWVIFEDVSSASNALRQMQGFPFYDKPMRIQYARTKSDIIAKADGTFVPREKRKRHDDKGKKRKDQHDANLAGMGLNPSYPGAYGATPALSQIPYPGGAKSMVPEAPAPPNNILFIQNLPNETTPMMLQMLFLQYPGFKEVRMVETKPGIAFVEYGDEMQSTVAMQALQGFKITPQNPMLITYAKK
- the LOC101514663 gene encoding U1 small nuclear ribonucleoprotein A isoform X2; the protein is MSETNAVSETPQNMTIYINNLNEKIKIEELKKSLHAVFSQFGKILEVLAFKTLKHKGQAWVIFEDVSSASNALRQMQGFPFYDKPMRIQYARTKSDIIAKADGTFVPREKRKRHDDKGKKRKDQHDANLAGMGLNPSYPGAYGATPAIPYPGGAKSMVPEAPAPPNNILFIQNLPNETTPMMLQMLFLQYPGFKEVRMVETKPGIAFVEYGDEMQSTVAMQALQGFKITPQNPMLITYAKK